Within Candidatus Deferrimicrobium sp., the genomic segment CTGGGGCGATCGCGCAGGCATGCGCGGTTGCGAGAATCCTTCACACCCCCGCGTCCTCGCTCGACGTGATCTCCTTCCCCAGGGCGCTCTCCCCCGTCGTCGCCGGGATCGAGCCCGAGCGGGGACTCCGGCCGCGGATCGGGAGATCGGCCACGACGGTGGGAAGGAAGCTGGGGGCGGAGCTCCCCGCCCTCCTTTTGCGTCGCGCCCCTGTCCAGGAGATGCAGGAGGCCCTGGGAAACGGAACGGCGGCGCACGAGGGGATCCCCTTCGCCCTCGGATGCTTCCTACGTTCGCCGGGAGATTTCGCCGAGGCGGTGGTGCCCGCGGTTTGCCAGGGAGGGGATGCACGTGCCGTCGCCGCGATGGCGGGTGCGCTTTGCGGAGCGTACATCGGTGAGTCGGGGATCCCGGAGCGGTTTCTCGCGCACCTGCCGGGACGACGGGAACTCGGGGAGGCGGCGGAGGGGTTGCTCGCGCTGGCACGCGGCGACGGGTGATGGACGGGGCCGTCAGCGCATCAAGGTTTCCTTCGCGATGACCATCCGCTGGATCTGACTGGTCCCCTCGAAGATCTGAAGGAGCTTCGCATCCCGCATCAGCTTCTCCACGGGGTAATCCTTCATGTAGCCGTACCCGCCGAAGATCTGGACGGCGTCGGTAGCGGCGCGCATCGCGAGATCGGCCGCGAACGCCTTGGCGAAGGACGACTCCTTCGTGTTCCGCTTCCCCTGGTCCGCAAGCCACGCCGCCCTCCACGTCAGCAGCCTGGCCGCCTCGATGTCGGTCGCCATGTCCGCCAGCAGGAAATAGATCGCCTGGTTCATCGCGATCGGCTGGCCGAACTGGACCCTCTGCCGGCTGTACTCCGCCGCGTGTTCGTACGCGGCCCGGGCGACACCTACCGCCATCGCGGCCACTCCAGCGCGCGCGTAATCGATCGTCCGCATGGCGATCCTGAACCCCTCCCCCTCGGCCCCGAGCCGGTTGGCTTCGGGAACGCGGACATCCTCGAAGAGGACGTCGGAGGTCTCGGAAGCGCGCTGCCCCATCTTGTCCTCCTTCTTTCCCGTTGAGACGCCGGGCGCCTCCCGCGGAACGACGAAGGCCGACAAACCCTTGTGCCCCCGCGACCGGTCCGTCGACGCGAAGACGGTGTACTGGGAGGCATGTGCGCCGTTCGTGATGAAGCATTTCCGGCCGCTCAGAACGTATCCGTCGCCGTCCCGGCGAGCCGTCGTGGCGATCCCCCCGGGGTCGGAACCCGCACCCGGCTCGGTCAGGCAGAAGGAGGCGAACCGGAACTCCGTCGCGAACGGCTGGATGAACGCCCGCTTTTGCGCTTCGGTGCCGGCCAGGAGGATCGGTCCCAGTGCGAGGGCGTTTGCGTTCATCGAAGTGGCGACGCCCGAGCATCCCCAGGAGATCTCCTCCTCGAGGATGCACGTATCGAGCAGCGTCAATCCTTGCCCCCCGAAGATCTCGGGGATGAACCCTGTCATCAGTCCGAGATCGAACGCCTTCCGGAACAGTTCGAGCGGGAACGTACCGTCCCGGTCCCACTCCGCCGCACGCGGCCGGATCTCGTTGGCCGCGAACTTGTGGGACATCTCCCGGAGCGCCTCCTGCTCCGGGGTCGGATCGAAACCGATCATGCCGTCAGCCCTCCCCGGCGGCCGCCCCGGGCACGCACAGCCCCTCGAGGAGGAGCCGGCACAGCTCGGCGGCCGTTACGGTTGGATGATACTTCGGTTTTCTTGAAAGGATGTACGTGAGGGACAACTCGTCCAGCGCGCCGAAGATGGCGCGCCGCGCGACGCTGACGTTCAGGTCGGGGCGGAGGATCCCCTCCCTCTTTCCCTCCTCGAGGATGTCGCTGATGATCTCCAGGTACTCGAAGAACTTCACCGGCGTGTAGTCCTTCAGGAACTTGGTGCTCTGCCGCAGCTCCACCTGGAGAACCTCGACGAGCCCGGATTCGCGCTCCAGAAGGTCCATGTGGTTTTCGATGAAGATCCTCAAGCGATCGAGGGCGTTCCCGCCGGCCGCGATCCTCCGGCGCACGTCCGCCACCACCTCCCCCATCTTCTCTTCGAAAAGGGAGATCAGCAGGTCGTCCTTGTTCCTGAAGTAGAGGTAGATGGTCCCGTCCGCGACTTCGGCGGCTCGGGCGATCTCGGACACCTTCGAGTTGAAGAACCCCTTCCGGGAGAAGATCTTTACTGCGGCGCGGAGGATCCGGTCCCGCTTATCCCCACCGTTGTTCGGCCCCCTCCTCGCCATCTCGCCCTCCCCCCGTGAATGAATCTCCATTCACTCAGGAAGGTATCGTTCCTCCGTGGGCATGTCAAGCCGGTGGCGGGTCGGCGAAAAGGCCCCGTCTATTCCCGAAAACCGAGCCGCGCGGAGAGGGCCTTCCCCGCCCGTTCGAGCTCCGGGCCGACCACGGTGGCGATCCTCTCGTCGGAGAGCCGGTGTGCCGGTCCGGAAACGCTGACCGCTCCGACCACCTTGCGGGTGTAGTCGCGCACGGGGGCGCCGATGCAGCGAAGTCCCTCCTCGAATTCCTCGAGATCGGTGGCGTACCCCCGCTCCCGGACGAGAGCGACTTCCTTGATGAGATCGTCGACATCGGTCCGGGTAGCCTTCGCGAACCGGCGAAGATCACCGTTGAACATCTTCCGCAACTCCTCGTCGGAGTCGTAGGCGACAAGGGCCTTCCCCGCGGCGGTGGCGTGGACCGGCATGTGCAGGCCGACGCGGGAGATGACGCGCACCGTGGAGGAGGTTTCCACGGCGTCGAGGTAGACAACCTCGTTCCCCCGAAGGATGGAGATATAGCTCGTCTCCCCCGTTGTTTCTGCAAGGTTCTGCAAAATCGGCCTGGCCTGTTTCAGTAGGCCGCGCTGATGGATGAAGGTCTGGCCCAGCTCGAGGCACTTGATCCCGAGGCGGTAGTTGTCGTTGGACCGGTTCTGCTCGATGTAGTTGCGCGACTGCAAAGTGGCGAGGATGCGAAACACGTTGTTTTTATGCAGTTTCAGCTTCTTGCTGAGTTCCGTGACTCCCAGCTCCTCCGTCTCATCCCGGAACTCCTCCAGGACATCGAGGGCATGGGCGACCGATTGGATGATATAGTTCGATTTGTCTCGACGGACCATGGAAAGTCCCCCCCCGGCGGGTGGATTGGTTTCATAACAAAACAGTGTTAGATATATTGGATCGGCGTGCCCATGTCAACAAAAAGATAGAACTGAATTATATTTTTCGAATCTACTACTGCTAAATAGTCGCTACTTGTACACCTGCTTGCCGGATCCCTGCTCCGAGCGCATCCTCGCGATTTCGGCCTTCAGGTTGTCCCTGTAAGGATAGTCCGGCACATTTTCGAGCAACCCTTCCCAAGCCTTGATCCCCCCCTCGGGATCGTGCATGTCCTGGATAAGAATCACTCCGAGGTTGTAGCGGGACTGCGCGTGCCCCGGGGTGGTCGAGATCGCCTTCTTGAGCTCCTCGACCGCCTGAACGGGGTTTCCGCTGCGGCGATAGCAGATCGCCATGTCGGTCCGCACGTTCGCGTTCGTGGGGTCAATTACGAGCGCCTTCCGGTAATTTTGGATCGCGAGGAGGTCCTGCATCGTGTCGAAGTAAAGGTTCCCTATGCCGATCAGCGCCTGCAGGTTGTTCGGATCCTTCCGCAGGATCTCTTTGTAATTCTCGATGTCCGCGACGGTGTTCAGCCGAATCGACTCCCCCTCCCCCGCAGGGACGGGTGGCTGCTTCTTCTTGCACCCGGGAAATGAAAGGACCGCCGCAAGAACCAGCAAAAGCGCGAACCCCGGTGCACCGATTCTTCTCATAACACGATCACCTCGAGAGGATCTTCGCACGAATCCAGCAGCTGCTGCAC encodes:
- a CDS encoding acyl-CoA dehydrogenase family protein produces the protein MIGFDPTPEQEALREMSHKFAANEIRPRAAEWDRDGTFPLELFRKAFDLGLMTGFIPEIFGGQGLTLLDTCILEEEISWGCSGVATSMNANALALGPILLAGTEAQKRAFIQPFATEFRFASFCLTEPGAGSDPGGIATTARRDGDGYVLSGRKCFITNGAHASQYTVFASTDRSRGHKGLSAFVVPREAPGVSTGKKEDKMGQRASETSDVLFEDVRVPEANRLGAEGEGFRIAMRTIDYARAGVAAMAVGVARAAYEHAAEYSRQRVQFGQPIAMNQAIYFLLADMATDIEAARLLTWRAAWLADQGKRNTKESSFAKAFAADLAMRAATDAVQIFGGYGYMKDYPVEKLMRDAKLLQIFEGTSQIQRMVIAKETLMR
- a CDS encoding TetR/AcrR family transcriptional regulator; this encodes MARRGPNNGGDKRDRILRAAVKIFSRKGFFNSKVSEIARAAEVADGTIYLYFRNKDDLLISLFEEKMGEVVADVRRRIAAGGNALDRLRIFIENHMDLLERESGLVEVLQVELRQSTKFLKDYTPVKFFEYLEIISDILEEGKREGILRPDLNVSVARRAIFGALDELSLTYILSRKPKYHPTVTAAELCRLLLEGLCVPGAAAGEG
- a CDS encoding tetratricopeptide repeat protein, whose protein sequence is MRRIGAPGFALLLVLAAVLSFPGCKKKQPPVPAGEGESIRLNTVADIENYKEILRKDPNNLQALIGIGNLYFDTMQDLLAIQNYRKALVIDPTNANVRTDMAICYRRSGNPVQAVEELKKAISTTPGHAQSRYNLGVILIQDMHDPEGGIKAWEGLLENVPDYPYRDNLKAEIARMRSEQGSGKQVYK
- a CDS encoding ADP-ribosylglycohydrolase family protein, with the protein product GAIAQACAVARILHTPASSLDVISFPRALSPVVAGIEPERGLRPRIGRSATTVGRKLGAELPALLLRRAPVQEMQEALGNGTAAHEGIPFALGCFLRSPGDFAEAVVPAVCQGGDARAVAAMAGALCGAYIGESGIPERFLAHLPGRRELGEAAEGLLALARGDG
- a CDS encoding IclR family transcriptional regulator, which produces MVRRDKSNYIIQSVAHALDVLEEFRDETEELGVTELSKKLKLHKNNVFRILATLQSRNYIEQNRSNDNYRLGIKCLELGQTFIHQRGLLKQARPILQNLAETTGETSYISILRGNEVVYLDAVETSSTVRVISRVGLHMPVHATAAGKALVAYDSDEELRKMFNGDLRRFAKATRTDVDDLIKEVALVRERGYATDLEEFEEGLRCIGAPVRDYTRKVVGAVSVSGPAHRLSDERIATVVGPELERAGKALSARLGFRE